A window of Macrotis lagotis isolate mMagLag1 chromosome 1, bilby.v1.9.chrom.fasta, whole genome shotgun sequence genomic DNA:
TGCAAacattattgtcctcattttacagatgaagaaactgaggctttgacACCAAAATCCAGACACCTCAACTCCAGGAACAATATTTTTCTGCTATATccagaaagcactttgtaaactttaaagtaggAAAGCTAGGTGTCACCATGGTGCACAGAGCACTGCAGGCATGGAGTTAGGgagactcatcttactgagttcaaatctggcctcagacatttattaactgcttgaccttaggcaagtcacttaactgtttgccccaatttcctcatctatgaaatgagctggagaaggagatggtaaaccacttcattatctctgccaagaaaatttcaaatggggtcatggggAATAGGACACgactgaaaaaaaactgaatcaaGTTAAAATGTTATATAGATATGAATAATGGTTAATGAtcttggaaataataataattcctattGCAGTTCTCTCATCTAATAACCAAGAAAATAACAGAGGTAAGTAGACCAGTTAGGAGGCTCTGGCAATGAATGGCAATGAAGTCCTAAGTAGGGTAAGAGCAGGGAGTGTATAAAAATAAAGGTATTATTTTGGGAGAACTGTGAGCAGCTCTTGTAGTTTCCCTTTCCTGTCCATACTATGGTGTAACCCCCACCTCAAAGCATATTGATATAGGACTTTCTTCTTTTTGGGAGGGATGAAAGTATGGAACTCCCTCCTTTTTGGGGacttcctccttattggtggagaTAAAAGTATGGGACTCTCTTCTTATTGTGGGAGATGAAGATATGATGCTCCCTATTGATGAAAGTGAAGGTATGGAACTCTCTCCTTATTGGTGAAGTTGAAGCCTTCTTCATTGATTTGGGAGTCTCTCCTTATTGGGGGAGATGAAGGTATGGAACTTTCTAATGATGGAAGTGAGGGGGAACTCTCTCCTTATTGATGGAGATGAAGCCTTGGATTCTGTCCTTAATGGTGAAGATGAAAGTATGGGTCTCTCTAATTGATAGAGATGAAGGAATGGGTATCTCTCCTTACAGATGAGATGAAGCTGGAGAGAGTCCCATGCCAATGAACAGGCATTACAGGAATTACAAGGATTTTAGCACAGGTCTAGGCaaataataaacacttaaaaTTTTGACCAATTAATTAATTGTTCTATTTTTCTGTCCAGTCTCAAACTTTTCTGCTTTGTCTCTTGTTTGGTTCTTTATCTATGTGAAGGACAACTCTTGCATTCTCCATTTAACCCCACCCTCAAACTCTGCCCTCCTGGCACATACCTGTACTTAAAGTTCATCTTCATTGATTGGcctaaggaagaaagaagaaagaaaagtctaTTTTTAATCCTTGTCAgatggaagggagaagagagagggaaaaaaaaaaaggagggctAGGACAGGATGGGGAGTGGCATAAATCTAAGAGATCTTGCCCTCCAACCTCAGGGAcaaaaatctcagttttctcaactgaaaaataaggaggttggactgCATTCTATCTAATTCTCAGTTAAGCTCCAAGGTTCTGACTCTTAAGACTCTGCATCTCTGTAGGATCCTCTGATCGGAcacttcctcttctcccccttctcctcaCCCCTAACTTGTCCAGTAACTCACCGGCGTTTCTTCTTGCCCCCACAACGAAGTCTTTTGCCTTTGAAAACAGAcaagataatttattttcattaacttctttcaaaaaaaaatctacttcccCTCCTGTAACTCCAgctctttcattctctttcatttccttccgtCCCACCTCTATATTTGGTGCAGACTTTGGTTCCCTCAGGATCCTCCATCAGTGACTAAATTTCATAGAGATAATGAATagtacagagggaaaaaaagaaattcctctaTTTGGAGTCCCAAGACTTGAGTACAGATTCTAGGCTTTGCCACAAGTCAGCTTTGTGATCTTCAGTAAGatatttctcttctctggacctcgattttttcatctatatgttATTACACAtatggaatattttatatatatatatgtatatatatatgacctaTGAAAAAGTAAAAGTCTAATGTTTACTGGAGTGTAAGAAATCCCTCATTCCTCTGTTTGTCTTGGGAATTTCCCTAATTCTATATATAAGCCTTGGGTCAGACTGTGACTAAAGAACTAGCTAATCTGAGAGAAAAGAAGGCCACAGTTCCAGATAGAGGTAAATAAATGGACCCAGAGTTCAACTTGAAGGGACTGTACCTTAGTGATGGAAAGAACAACCTTCCTTACTGGAGGCAgttggtggcccagtggatagagtcctgggcccATTCCTTCACTCCTAATGGAATtgctgagtcagaaagacctgagttcaaatcaaatttcGGATATATACTAGCTCTATAACCTGAGCAAGTAACAATGTTTGTCTGAtgtagtttcttcaactataaaatggggtaaTTTACTAGTTGtacaactctgggcaagtcatttaatcttgtttgcctaagtttccttatctgtaaaatgaactggagaaatggcaaacaactccagtatctttgtcaggaaaaccctgagtggagtcatgaagaattggatatgattgaaaataGCCAATTAGTAACAAAAATACCTTGAGGTATTGTAActaggatcaaaagagataatgtttgtaaaaaaaatgcttaGTAAAATGCCTATAATAGGCACTACATGAAgacttatcccccccccccccaatacctaCACTATTGCTACAAGTAAAATGATCAGACTGGATAAGattatctctctgggtctctttcCAGCTGTAATTTTTAGCATCATGCTAGAATGTTCTAGATATACTCGAAGACATAGTAAATGAATGATATAGTGCCTGACTTCAAGGAACTTTGAGTCTAAAGGGAAGGAGACAGGATGAACAAGTATGAGGCAACTGAAGGATAATGAAAACTTATGCTCTACTGATGATGAAACCttatgggagttcagggaagagAAAGACTTTTTGGAGAAAGATTGAAATGGAAAACTTCACagagaaagtaaaaattaaaCTGGAGAAGGATTCAGATGAggcaaagggaggaaaaaatgtggATGAAAAACTTTATGTTGAGAATGGGtgtagaagaaaagaaacaatatggTACAGCACAAAGATCACTAAATGTGAAATCAGAGAATCTAGGTTAGATCCCAGGTCTGCCATCTATTGCCATtggtgtgaccttaggcaggtcactcAAATAAATGCTCTTGGCTTCAATTCCTTTgttaataaaatgaagaggttcaaCTAGATGGCCTCTAGAATTACTTTTCATTCTAAATCTAGAATTCTACATGTTCAAGAGACAATAAGGAGCTACTGAAGCATCCCTTGTCCACCAAGGAAGGGTGGGAGATGTGTTTAGCTGGATGGTTAGAACAGGGTCAAGACTTTCAATGTCAATGTCAACCAGAGAAAACCTAAATAAGATTTCTGAGTCTAAGTTCAAGACCTTGTTCTTCTCTTCTTCAATCCACTTAATTCTCCAAAATTCTGCTACTGAAGGGATGAAGGTGTAGATCCTCCAAACCTGTCTTGCTATGTCATTTCTCTTGCTCTTTTGGGCCATACATTTCTCCTGAACTCAGTCTTCCCTTATTCCATTGCCAAGGAAATGGATAGCAGCCAAGATGCTGGTCCTCCCTCATCCTTTCAACCTCCCTTTATTATTCACCTCCTTTCTTATACCTCTGAAACAGATTTACTGCTCCAATAGAAAAGAACTTCCTCTAGTCCCCTGTACCCAACTTATGATCCAAGGATTTTTGCAATGAAAAAGACCTTAGGACTCAACTAATCTAAAGATTTAAAATTGTGAGGGATTTTAGGGTTCATCTAGTCCAGTtgcctcattttatgaatgaagaaactaagggccAGCAAAGctaaaggacttgtccaaggtcacttgcatagtaagtagcagaactgggattcGAACCTAGATTCtctgccttgatttttttttttaggattttgcaaggcaaatagggttaagtggcttgcccaaggccacacagctaggtcaatattaggtgtctgagaccagatttgaacccaggtactcctgactccaaggccggtgctttatctgctatgcTATCTAGCCTCCCCTCTCTGCCttgattttaacattttcataTCACTGGAGAGGAAACAAATGCACATAGAAGAACAGCTACTTATGCAAAGTCACATGGGTAATACAAATGATAAGAGTTGGTCAGGAttcgaactcagatcttctgatccTATATTTAAGGTTCTTTTGTTTCCCAAGACTCTGATGTTGGGGCTATTAAGGGCATTGCTATCACTTAACTAGTTGCTAGTAACTTTTCTCTTCCTGGTTCCACTAGTTGATGGGACCCCCCTCCCCTTGCTCACCGAGGATGCCTCTCTGCTTTATGACTAAGGACAACTCTCCCAAGGTGTTCTTACAACCTCTATGAGAGGTCATCTCATGATCTCCACTTGGCTCCATCtgattcctcttttcttcctgctGCCCTACTTACCTAGGATGATGATCAGACCCACGATGAATGCCAAGCCAGCAAATATCAGTCCTCCATTTCGGATGGTGTCATAGTctcagggagggggaaaaagaagatGAGAGTAGCCAAAGGGAAGGTGATTATGCCTTGGGATAAGCTAAGTGGGGAACTGGACAGCTACAAGAAAGTAAGTAGGACTGCCCCCAAAATAGAAGAGTTGGACAATCCAAGCTCTCTTGCATCCCATTATGCCAGTAATCCACCAGTATCCAGCCTCCCCTCCACCCACCTCTCCAGTTAACATTTCAGCATTCTCATGTAAAGGTATAGGAGaatatgggggaagggaggacaATTCAGACATCCATCTAGGAAAGATTTGGGGTTTCATTTAGAAAAGTTCCAGGCTTACCATATAGGAATCTCTCCTGATCCCCCTTGGGACTACcacctgagaaagaaaaaagagaagcagaaaCCACTAAGGACAAGCCTAGGCCAGAACAGCATCAGCCAGGCCTTCTCTCCTTGGAGACCCATGAATACCATGGACCATGGGAAACTGAAATTAATGAAGTAAAGGTCAACTGGAAGAAGAAGAGGCTGAAATACTGGCTAAGCAGGTACTAGACTGGGGCATTGGAATGGGGGCCCCAGCTCTGCCATCCACATGCTATATGACCTTGTGCGTGCCCTTCATCACTGCAATGCCTCTTCTAGGTTTTATCTGGAAAAACAGAAGACTCCTTGTTATAGGAATGAAGTGGGGTGTAGTATCCTGTGAGTGGATTAGGGGAGGATGAACATTGGCTACTCATTGGTTACTCATTGGTCAAATGTGAAGTCATCAGAAATCCAACAGCCAAAAAATGGGACAAGGGATTGAACAATACAAAGCATGCTGTGTCTCTGGGTATAACAGATAGTTCTGTTCAAGAAAGCTTTcaattcctctcttctctctaccTCACAAAACAATGGGGCTTTTCCCCaaatccaatattttattttttcttaacttaatatttatttttttctaataataaatttagttttcacaaaacaatttttaaa
This region includes:
- the FXYD2 gene encoding sodium/potassium-transporting ATPase subunit gamma isoform X2 → MDRIYFGGSPKGDQERFLYDYDTIRNGGLIFAGLAFIVGLIIILGKRLRCGGKKKRRPINEDEL
- the FXYD2 gene encoding sodium/potassium-transporting ATPase subunit gamma isoform X1, producing MPGMMMATSGSPKGDQERFLYDYDTIRNGGLIFAGLAFIVGLIIILGKRLRCGGKKKRRPINEDEL